The window CGCCCTCCTCATCTGTAATTCTCTTCTTGTACTCATGCACTGCCGAGAGGCTGAACAGTGTAGCCGCAGCGTTCTCCCTTGCTTCCTCTGTCATCCCGTGCCTAAGAACATCAACAACCGATTCCAAACAACCTTCTTCCTCCATTATCCGGCTCTTGTTCTTGTCATGAATCGATAGATTGAGAATTGCAGTCACCGAATTCTCCTGAGCAATTGGATTTGACGTTGAGAGCAGCTTCTTAAGAAGAGGAATTGCGCCCACTTCCGCGATGCAGGCGCGGTTCTCCTTCCCTGTCTTTGCCAGCAACCGCAGCTCGCGAGCAGCCACTGTTTTTGCCCCCTGTGTCCCATCCGAGAGCTGCTGAACCAGAAGCTCTGCCGTTGCTCTGTTTGCCTCGATTGCAGCCTTGGTAGCAGCAGGCGTGACCACGGTTTCCACCGCGGTGTCCGCACTCTCAATCGGGTCATAGGGGATCCCATGGGCAGCACACCACTGCGTGATCAATGATCGGAGAGCTCGATTGGGAACGAGACGGGTGTGCATGAGCATCTGTCCTGTCTTCGGGCAGCTGCAATGACCTTCTTCCAACCACCGAGAGATTGATGCCCGATCATAAGTCTGCCCTGTTGAGATGATCACCGGATCCCGCATCAGATCCAGCGAGATGGGGCAGCAGAAATCCTTGGGAACCGTAAGGAACGTCTCCCCAATCTCCTGacaaatcaaactcttcttcGACTTCTTGAAACTCCCAGAACCAAATCCCGTTTCCAGTTCCTCttcaaacccaaaaatgagaaatCTGCAATACCGGACCAACGCGACAAATCCACTAATCACTGAGATTGTTGAATCGCCGTCCTCCTCCTGATTAAAGATCTGTTCTTCAAGAAACTCAATCTCAGATCTGCAGGACCTCGCATCCCGAAGCCCCAAACTTTCTACAAAAACCGTCTTCAACTCCACCGGATCGGGCCTCCGCCCTTGTTCAAATTCATCAAGAAAAGAGAAAAGCTTGCATCGAAGCATCTCATCCTCGGGATCGATAAAAAGCTTCGATCTTTTCGCCTGCCTCTTCAAGAGCTCGATCTGCTCTCGCATATCCACACTCAAATCGAGCTCTTTCATCGGGAAGACATCGAGCAGCGTAGAAATCTCCTGATTCAGGTCATGAAAGTGGCCCGAAATCGTCGAATTCTGGAGCAAAAGCCAAAGCCTGCTCGATTGCGAGCAGTAATCGAGGAGGATCTTAGATCTATAGATCAAGATATATAGCTCTTTAAAGCAGAGGGTTGCAGATGAAGGGAGTGGAAAGACAGAGTCTTTCAGGAATTCAAAGAGAACGACGAATATCTTGATCTTACGGAGCAGCGACCGGGAGTTCCGGCGTTGGAAAGGGATGAGCAAATCGAGGGAGGAAGAGATCAGATCCTGAGAGACGGTAGTAAGCGTTTGAATAAGCGCGAGATCGGCGAGATCTATTGGAGCAAAGAAAGCTCCTAAAGAAGGCGATCTTCTTCTCCGCAAAGAGGAGAATATAGCAGTAGAAGCCATCAATTGATCTTTTAAGGGTTAGGGTTCTTTTCTCTCTTATGTAGCAGAGAAATGAAAAATAGAAGAGTGAAAGAGAAGGATGACCTGTTTGGATGGCTGAGAATTTCTCGGATCTCGATACTGGAAGCGGTATGAaatgagaagagagaagagattgCTGTTTGAATACGTTTCTAAACTGGAAGCGATTTTAGGGTTTGAAGAAAGTTATAAGAAGAGGATAAAGGTACGTTTTTAATGGATTTATTTCTGTGGGTTGAAAAGGAATTGCCATTAACGCGTTTTCTGAAAGTGTTTGTTTTTCTTCTCCCAGAAAT is drawn from Magnolia sinica isolate HGM2019 chromosome 5, MsV1, whole genome shotgun sequence and contains these coding sequences:
- the LOC131245429 gene encoding U-box domain-containing protein 17, whose amino-acid sequence is MASTAIFSSLRRRRSPSLGAFFAPIDLADLALIQTLTTVSQDLISSSLDLLIPFQRRNSRSLLRKIKIFVVLFEFLKDSVFPLPSSATLCFKELYILIYRSKILLDYCSQSSRLWLLLQNSTISGHFHDLNQEISTLLDVFPMKELDLSVDMREQIELLKRQAKRSKLFIDPEDEMLRCKLFSFLDEFEQGRRPDPVELKTVFVESLGLRDARSCRSEIEFLEEQIFNQEEDGDSTISVISGFVALVRYCRFLIFGFEEELETGFGSGSFKKSKKSLICQEIGETFLTVPKDFCCPISLDLMRDPVIISTGQTYDRASISRWLEEGHCSCPKTGQMLMHTRLVPNRALRSLITQWCAAHGIPYDPIESADTAVETVVTPAATKAAIEANRATAELLVQQLSDGTQGAKTVAARELRLLAKTGKENRACIAEVGAIPLLKKLLSTSNPIAQENSVTAILNLSIHDKNKSRIMEEEGCLESVVDVLRHGMTEEARENAAATLFSLSAVHEYKKRITDEEGALEALAGLLTEGSQRGKKDAVTALFNLSTHSENCERMVEAGAVSALVGALATEGVAEEAAGALALLVRQGAGTEAVGREDEVVAGLIRLMRWGTPRGKENAVAALLEMCRTGVAMTERVVRVPALAGLLQMLLFTGTKRARRKAASLARVCQRCEAATMPMEAWGVELSFAGSSAAHQVPSFGGDVSVSVSVSVPISVPVL